One Acidaminococcales bacterium genomic region harbors:
- a CDS encoding 6-carboxytetrahydropterin synthase, translated as MKQWVCSKCGYVHAGESILAKCPVCHVPASAFKEKPVGEEKRVLTSITKINIQYAHRFLGYIGEAQYLHGHTGTLTLEVEGEVNSSNGFVVACNSIKNHAWEYLVNFDHAIILQKEDPILPELLKVYEAQGIKGGSTWNASVGIAFDTELAKAYPECRLVVVKKVATVENLIEVFYSLLKDTLNIKKMTFTSGDNAASFSVR; from the coding sequence ATGAAACAATGGGTTTGCTCAAAATGCGGGTATGTTCATGCAGGAGAAAGTATACTGGCCAAATGTCCGGTCTGCCATGTCCCTGCTTCGGCATTCAAGGAAAAACCGGTGGGCGAGGAAAAAAGAGTGTTGACGTCAATTACTAAAATCAACATCCAATATGCGCATCGATTTTTGGGATATATTGGCGAAGCGCAGTATCTTCACGGACATACCGGAACATTAACGCTTGAAGTAGAAGGCGAGGTAAACAGTTCAAATGGTTTTGTTGTAGCTTGCAACAGCATCAAAAATCATGCGTGGGAATATTTGGTAAACTTTGACCACGCGATTATTTTGCAAAAAGAAGACCCGATTCTTCCCGAGCTTTTAAAGGTATATGAGGCTCAAGGAATCAAGGGTGGCTCAACATGGAATGCCAGCGTTGGCATAGCCTTTGACACCGAGCTTGCAAAAGCCTATCCCGAATGTCGCCTTGTAGTTGTTAAGAAGGTCGCAACCGTCGAGAATTTGATTGAGGTTTTCTATTCCTTGTTAAAGGATACCCTCAATATCAAGAAAATGACATTTACATCCGGCGACAATGCCGCTTCATTTAGTGTCAGATAA
- a CDS encoding pyridoxal phosphate-dependent aminotransferase, whose product MYNDFDELLNRKGTGCLKWDGCAARFPGLDTSGALPMWVADADFRAPQEVVERLTQMAGFGIYGYPAPLREEFAGALKSWLQRRHALEIEKDWVIFSPGVVPSINIAIQTFTDENDGIIIQPPVYYPFKRSIEANRRKPISNPLVYRGGRYYMDFADLAAKAADKNNKMLILCSPHNPVGRVWEESELRCLRAICDQSGVLLFADEIHSDIVFTGHTHLPALSLGTGKIATAFSMSKTFNLAGLHASAVVVPDASLRQKFRGWLQRASMESGCSFGVQAFIFACQYGEPYLAKMLAYIEGNIAFAREFTKKNIPRARFVNTEGTYLAWLDFNGFGLSPDEIDKTIVEKAKVLGDLGRWFGEGGAGFVRLNFACPRAIVKQALENLQKAFQN is encoded by the coding sequence ATGTACAATGATTTTGACGAATTGCTCAACCGCAAAGGCACCGGCTGCCTGAAATGGGACGGCTGCGCCGCGCGTTTTCCGGGGCTTGACACATCGGGCGCTTTGCCCATGTGGGTGGCGGACGCGGATTTTCGTGCGCCGCAGGAAGTCGTCGAACGTCTGACGCAAATGGCCGGCTTTGGCATTTACGGCTACCCCGCGCCGCTGCGCGAGGAATTTGCCGGCGCGCTTAAAAGTTGGCTGCAAAGGCGGCACGCGCTTGAAATCGAAAAGGATTGGGTGATTTTCTCGCCCGGGGTGGTACCGTCGATCAACATCGCCATACAAACCTTTACGGACGAAAACGACGGCATAATCATCCAGCCGCCGGTTTATTACCCTTTTAAAAGATCGATAGAAGCCAACCGGCGCAAGCCAATAAGCAACCCGCTTGTTTATAGGGGCGGCCGCTACTACATGGATTTTGCCGATTTGGCGGCTAAAGCGGCGGACAAAAACAACAAAATGCTGATACTCTGCTCGCCGCACAACCCGGTGGGACGGGTCTGGGAAGAAAGCGAACTGCGGTGTTTAAGGGCCATTTGCGACCAAAGCGGCGTTTTGCTGTTTGCCGACGAAATACATTCGGACATTGTTTTTACAGGCCATACCCATCTTCCGGCACTATCCTTGGGAACGGGAAAAATCGCAACAGCCTTTTCCATGAGCAAAACTTTCAATCTGGCCGGCCTGCACGCATCGGCGGTCGTCGTGCCCGACGCTTCTTTGCGCCAAAAATTCAGGGGCTGGCTGCAAAGGGCGAGCATGGAAAGCGGATGCAGTTTTGGCGTGCAGGCCTTCATCTTCGCTTGCCAATACGGCGAGCCGTATCTTGCAAAAATGCTTGCGTATATAGAAGGCAACATCGCTTTCGCCCGAGAGTTTACGAAAAAAAACATCCCGCGCGCACGCTTTGTAAACACGGAAGGCACTTATCTGGCATGGCTGGACTTTAACGGTTTTGGCCTTTCCCCCGACGAAATAGACAAAACCATCGTCGAAAAAGCCAAAGTGCTGGGCGATCTGGGGCGGTGGTTCGGCGAAGGGGGCGCCGGCTTTGTCCGGTTGAATTTCGCCTGTCCCCGGGCAATTGTCAAACAGGCGCTGGAAAACTTACAAAAAGCGTTTCAAAATTAA
- a CDS encoding mandelate racemase/muconate lactonizing enzyme family protein gives MKITQVEIFHVHKLPNSGQRPVLTRIDTDEGIYGIGEAGMAYGAGGSAAAAMIKDLAPLVIGLDPFDTEKVWEKLFKKTFWGQGGGTVVFSGVSAIDTALWDIKGKALSLPLYKLLGGKCRKDLRVYASQLQFGWGPKRAPKGEKEQYAEEARKALADGYDAVKVDVLALNRAGSTENVHLEGPLPNSVIKLGVERVKAIREAVGEDVDIIVENHANTDLVSAVQFARAVEEYNIFFYEEINTPLNPPLLKKAKEKINIPIASGERIYTRWGYLPYFVDRSIDVAQPDIGSCGGLSEFKKIAELAHTFEITVQAHVAGTGVAEAAAIHAETAIPNFCIHEHHQKTLLPEYAELCEYNYQPAKGRYTAPELPGLGQEITAKVYEKSDRLLIK, from the coding sequence ATGAAAATAACTCAGGTGGAAATTTTCCATGTGCACAAGCTGCCCAATTCGGGGCAAAGACCTGTTTTGACACGCATAGACACCGACGAAGGGATATACGGCATCGGCGAGGCGGGCATGGCCTACGGCGCGGGCGGCAGCGCCGCCGCCGCCATGATCAAGGATCTGGCGCCGCTTGTCATCGGCCTTGACCCTTTCGATACGGAAAAAGTCTGGGAGAAGCTATTCAAAAAAACCTTCTGGGGGCAAGGCGGCGGCACAGTGGTTTTTTCCGGCGTCAGCGCTATTGACACGGCTTTGTGGGACATAAAGGGAAAAGCGCTGTCTTTGCCTTTGTATAAACTTTTGGGCGGCAAGTGCAGAAAGGATCTGCGCGTCTACGCTTCGCAGCTGCAATTTGGCTGGGGGCCGAAAAGGGCGCCGAAAGGGGAAAAGGAGCAGTACGCGGAGGAAGCGCGCAAAGCTCTGGCCGATGGGTATGACGCGGTCAAGGTGGACGTCTTGGCGCTGAACCGAGCCGGGAGCACGGAAAATGTGCATTTGGAAGGCCCTTTGCCCAATTCTGTGATAAAACTGGGCGTGGAAAGGGTAAAAGCGATCAGGGAAGCGGTGGGGGAAGACGTGGACATCATCGTAGAAAACCACGCCAATACCGACTTGGTCAGCGCCGTCCAGTTCGCGCGGGCGGTGGAAGAATACAATATATTCTTTTACGAGGAAATCAACACACCGCTGAACCCTCCGCTCCTAAAAAAAGCCAAAGAAAAAATAAACATACCCATCGCTTCCGGCGAACGGATCTATACGCGCTGGGGCTACCTGCCCTATTTTGTCGATCGCTCCATTGACGTGGCCCAACCGGACATCGGTTCCTGCGGCGGCCTGTCGGAATTTAAGAAGATCGCGGAGTTGGCGCATACTTTTGAAATCACCGTACAGGCGCACGTCGCCGGCACGGGCGTCGCCGAAGCGGCGGCCATACACGCCGAAACCGCCATACCGAATTTTTGCATACACGAGCACCATCAGAAAACATTGCTGCCGGAATACGCCGAATTGTGCGAATACAATTACCAGCCGGCAAAGGGGCGCTATACCGCGCCGGAACTGCCCGGCCTGGGACAGGAAATAACGGCGAAGGTCTATGAAAAATCCGACCGGCTGCTCATAAAATAA
- a CDS encoding Ldh family oxidoreductase, whose protein sequence is METKFDKEKLAVFCQEILQAAGLAPEHAARVAGNLVAAELRGVRSHGLIQVKNYVGGIKSGAINKNPQIKTLKEAPAAVLIDGDAAPGAVSGVYAMDKCIKKAKTTGMAGAAVVNGTHFGMAAYYAMRALEHDMIGFAFCNARPRTAVHGGISRALGTNPICAAIPAEQEPPVVFDAATSKTAYNKILYALREGRGIEKGLALDAHGNDTDDPAAALQGAFFPFGGYKGSGLAVVVQILCSLLTGAACQLDEKTRGLQDDPDKIGFCFMAVDIAAFQPPELFKKSVDLLARRLKNSQKANPQDAIYLPGELEHITCAGQSAHGITLGESVAADLDALRQELSLAGSVADCSVSAG, encoded by the coding sequence GTGGAAACAAAATTTGACAAGGAAAAATTGGCTGTTTTTTGCCAGGAGATACTTCAGGCGGCCGGGCTTGCGCCGGAACACGCCGCCCGCGTGGCCGGGAACCTTGTCGCGGCGGAACTGCGCGGGGTACGCAGCCACGGCCTCATCCAGGTCAAAAACTATGTCGGTGGAATAAAAAGCGGCGCGATCAACAAAAATCCCCAGATTAAAACCCTTAAAGAAGCGCCGGCCGCCGTATTGATCGACGGCGATGCCGCGCCCGGCGCCGTTTCCGGCGTTTACGCCATGGACAAGTGCATAAAAAAAGCGAAAACAACCGGCATGGCGGGCGCCGCCGTCGTAAACGGAACCCATTTCGGCATGGCCGCCTATTACGCCATGCGGGCCCTTGAGCATGACATGATAGGGTTCGCCTTTTGCAACGCGCGGCCGAGAACCGCCGTACACGGCGGCATCAGCCGCGCCCTCGGCACAAACCCCATCTGTGCCGCGATACCGGCCGAGCAGGAACCCCCGGTAGTGTTCGATGCCGCTACCAGCAAAACTGCCTATAACAAGATACTTTACGCTTTGCGGGAAGGGCGCGGCATTGAAAAAGGACTGGCTCTTGACGCGCACGGCAACGACACGGACGACCCCGCCGCCGCGCTGCAGGGCGCCTTCTTCCCTTTCGGCGGCTATAAAGGCTCGGGTCTGGCGGTCGTGGTGCAAATATTGTGTTCCTTGCTGACGGGCGCGGCCTGCCAATTGGACGAAAAAACGCGCGGGTTGCAGGATGACCCGGACAAAATAGGGTTTTGTTTTATGGCCGTTGACATTGCCGCCTTCCAGCCGCCGGAACTGTTTAAAAAGTCGGTCGATTTGCTGGCGCGGCGCTTAAAAAATTCGCAAAAAGCAAACCCGCAGGATGCAATATATCTGCCGGGCGAATTGGAGCATATAACCTGCGCCGGACAATCGGCGCACGGGATAACCTTAGGGGAATCCGTAGCGGCCGATCTGGACGCTTTGCGCCAGGAACTGTCGCTTGCCGGCAGCGTAGCAGATTGTTCGGTTTCCGCCGGCTGA
- a CDS encoding ABC transporter permease yields the protein MSAFSVKWRQARGILRKILVAAGFAASFCKRIAAVLIFLAAWELLPRSGAIDYFFLPPFSIVVETIYGMLLDGELFVHLAASLRRTLAGFTLGVSASVSAGLLIGWFRTVEKFADPLLQAFRQTSALALFPVFILFFGIGEVSKVAIIYWGVQWPILLNTISGVKNVDPLLIKSARSMGASNFTIFFRVVIPASLPYIFTGARLSATTSILILIAAEMVGAKAGIGFLVFDAQQKFEIPRMYAGILLMSVLGFTANYLLLYLERRYTSWKQELMPRS from the coding sequence GTGAGCGCTTTTTCGGTAAAATGGCGGCAGGCGCGGGGGATCCTACGCAAAATACTGGTCGCGGCCGGATTTGCGGCATCTTTTTGCAAGCGGATCGCCGCCGTGCTTATTTTCTTGGCGGCCTGGGAACTTTTGCCGCGCTCGGGGGCGATAGATTACTTTTTCCTGCCGCCTTTTTCCATAGTTGTCGAGACCATTTACGGCATGCTGCTCGACGGCGAGTTGTTTGTACACCTTGCCGCCAGCCTGCGGCGCACGCTGGCCGGCTTTACGCTCGGTGTCAGCGCTTCCGTTTCGGCGGGGCTTTTGATCGGTTGGTTCAGGACGGTGGAAAAATTCGCCGACCCGTTATTGCAAGCGTTCCGACAAACATCCGCCTTGGCGCTTTTTCCTGTGTTCATACTTTTCTTCGGCATAGGCGAGGTGTCAAAGGTCGCGATAATCTATTGGGGCGTGCAGTGGCCAATCCTTTTGAACACCATTTCCGGCGTTAAAAACGTCGACCCGCTCCTGATAAAGTCCGCCCGCTCCATGGGAGCGTCCAATTTTACAATATTTTTCCGGGTGGTGATCCCGGCGTCCCTCCCTTATATATTTACCGGCGCGCGCCTTAGCGCCACGACCTCCATACTGATACTCATCGCCGCCGAAATGGTCGGGGCAAAAGCGGGGATCGGCTTTTTGGTGTTTGACGCGCAGCAGAAATTTGAAATACCCAGGATGTACGCCGGCATACTTTTGATGTCCGTCCTGGGGTTCACCGCCAACTATTTGCTGTTATATCTGGAAAGAAGATACACATCTTGGAAACAGGAACTTATGCCACGCAGCTAA
- a CDS encoding ABC transporter substrate-binding protein, with translation MLRKQGKIILTLLLAGAVALAALTAGCGGSSATKGGKPKFVNGKLDKPFNLKVPTMSGFNEIYIGEKLGFYKEVGLNIDYTGSMTGSMLAQSVIKGDNHLFGTGHVLTIAKAREGGAKLKMVLQGSFDDPDPRKTHMTYLVKEDSPIKEAKDLIGKKVSIGYVGSCAELLFSEYLRQNGIKRDQVEWVVMADNQAENALRQGNIDVAGIHNVFTLSAMKRGGVRPLVNTWAIGTAAGNGPASSYSTRAFSEDFIKENPDIVKAYIAATVKTQHWINKNYDEAIQIAADYLKIDKDKAGGTRFPDDNAIDPVKVNFWIKMMEDNGFVKPQTVKIDEVCTNALNPYLSGEIKESG, from the coding sequence ATGTTGAGAAAACAAGGGAAAATTATACTGACGCTGCTTTTAGCGGGAGCGGTGGCCTTGGCCGCCCTAACGGCGGGCTGCGGCGGCTCAAGCGCCACAAAGGGCGGCAAGCCGAAATTCGTCAACGGCAAACTCGACAAGCCGTTCAACCTCAAAGTTCCGACCATGTCCGGATTCAACGAAATTTATATCGGCGAAAAATTGGGCTTTTATAAAGAGGTCGGCCTGAATATCGATTATACCGGTTCCATGACCGGCAGTATGCTGGCGCAGTCAGTAATAAAAGGAGACAACCATCTTTTTGGCACAGGGCATGTGCTGACCATCGCCAAGGCGCGCGAGGGCGGGGCAAAGCTAAAAATGGTGCTGCAAGGCTCTTTCGACGACCCCGATCCGCGCAAGACCCACATGACTTATCTTGTCAAAGAGGACAGCCCGATAAAGGAAGCCAAGGATCTTATCGGCAAAAAAGTTTCCATCGGTTACGTGGGTAGTTGCGCGGAACTTTTGTTTTCCGAATATTTGCGGCAGAACGGCATCAAACGCGACCAAGTGGAATGGGTGGTGATGGCGGACAACCAAGCGGAAAATGCCTTGCGCCAAGGCAATATTGACGTGGCCGGCATACACAACGTGTTTACCCTTTCCGCCATGAAGCGCGGCGGCGTGCGCCCGCTGGTCAACACCTGGGCAATCGGCACCGCCGCGGGCAACGGGCCGGCCAGTTCCTATTCCACCCGCGCCTTCAGCGAGGACTTCATCAAGGAAAATCCGGACATTGTAAAGGCATATATCGCCGCGACGGTAAAAACGCAGCATTGGATAAACAAAAATTACGACGAGGCGATACAAATAGCCGCCGATTATTTAAAGATTGACAAAGACAAAGCCGGCGGAACCAGGTTCCCGGACGATAACGCCATTGACCCGGTCAAGGTCAACTTCTGGATAAAAATGATGGAAGACAACGGCTTCGTCAAACCCCAAACGGTAAAAATCGACGAAGTATGTACCAACGCGCTCAACCCCTACCTTAGCGGCGAAATAAAAGAAAGCGGTTGA